In the genome of Ursus arctos isolate Adak ecotype North America unplaced genomic scaffold, UrsArc2.0 scaffold_22, whole genome shotgun sequence, the window AGGTACActaatgagaaaaacattttaccTGAAAGTCTACAGTGACACAAGAGATAGAGAACAATGTGAGGAATAGTCTAGAGCATAAATATACACCTTGAATACTCATTCACAAACTAAAACTGCTACTATATAATTcattaaagaggaagaaacaaagcgTTGTTGCCAAAGCACAAATTATAATTTAACATAGAAATTGGGGAGACAcgttaaaatttaattttgcatatAATGATAACATGATTGATGACGCTCCATCCCCtcagctcccctctccctccccctcctccccctcccccttcttcttcttcttcttcttcttcttcttcttcttcttcttcttcctcttcttcttcttcttctttcttcttcttcctataCAATTAAGGATTGCAAAGCATAAACCTGCACTCTATGGTTGGCATTTTTATACAAACCATCCCTATCATCCATGCCACCCTTTCATGCTTGCCTCAAGTCAACATTAAAACATGGTGAATGAACAAGCTCTTTAGACTATGAAAGTATCTTCCCTGAAGTATTTACATGAGGATATAATCTCCTGGCATTAGGAAACCATGACAGAAAAGAACACCATATAATATTCTTCTCCTTCATTAGCTAATCGATTTGGTATTTAAGTCAACAAATTGTACTCAACATTTATTATACATAAAGCACTGTGTTAACAATGTTATTGTtcttaaatattcatttgtttaaaaccTCTTCCTTTTGCCTCATTGCATCCGAGAGAGCAAGATGGGTCATCAGCAGCTCTACAGGAGCCATCTGAGGAAATTTGGCCAGAGCTCTCGTTTTTGCTGTGTGTGCTCTAACCAGCACTGTCTGATCCGGAAATACGGCCTCAACATGTGCCTCCAGTGTTTCCATCAGTACCCGAAGGATATAGGTTTCATTAAGTTGGATTAAGTGGACTTCCTTGAATGGGTCATCTAAGATACCTACCTTAACTGCAGATATCCAAGATACCTACCTTAATGCCAACTCactgtacataaaataaaaatattctgagtgcaaaaaagtaaaaaataaaaacctcttaataggttaattttgtatataaagtacatgaatgtatatttatttatttataaatttatagaatttatatatttaaagtattacatatatctaaaatacacaaaaaaaaacacatctcATTTAacattaagtatttattgaagacCTGGTATAGTCAAAGCACTACCCTAGTTTCTTAGATGCTATGTCTTGTG includes:
- the LOC123001373 gene encoding 40S ribosomal protein S29-like, translated to MGHQQLYRSHLRKFGQSSRFCCVCSNQHCLIRKYGLNMCLQCFHQYPKDIGFIKLD